ATTAGAAGACGAGTTGAGAAAATTCTTGAACGAGGCTGTGATACCAAAAGATCGGCATCTTCGGCGTTGGAGAGAAAATATGTATCGCTCGCTTCCTGAAGTGCAGACTGTAGTGAAAAAGGCTCATTTGGATAAGTTAGCTGCTGAACTTGTTCATCGTTCAAGGGTCGCCTTGGTTAAAGATCTTTGGATTCAGGGTAAGGAAGAAGTTTTTTTTGATGACTGTGATTGCAGTGTTGTGCTTTGTTTATCTAAGGAAAAGTCTGGGTGGGGACTCTTTTTCTCTGGCGAATGTCCTTTAGACATTCTTGAGTTAAACGTAAAAGATTCGGCAATTGTTTTGGGTTTTTCCTCTGCAGGATTTCCTAATTAGTTCTTCAACTTCTTGTTTCTATCTTCAGTGTAAGCAAATTTTTTACAAAAACGGGATCCTAAAGTATAGTCCCGTTTGTCTGCGCTTGCATCTGTGTTTAGAGGAAGTAAGGGTGGATCTCTCGCACGTATTAGAAGGTTGTCTTATTATGGAGATCCTAAGAAAGAAAATAGAGGGGCTGTTTGATCGCAAAACTGCAAAAAATATCATATCCTGGCTTGAGGACGATACTTGTGACAATGCCCTCGTTTTAGATTTACTTGATA
This genomic stretch from Chlamydia sp. harbors:
- a CDS encoding DUF5070 domain-containing protein; translation: MRAVLHLEHKRYFQNHGHILFEGLVLPSDCKKLEDELRKFLNEAVIPKDRHLRRWRENMYRSLPEVQTVVKKAHLDKLAAELVHRSRVALVKDLWIQGKEEVFFDDCDCSVVLCLSKEKSGWGLFFSGECPLDILELNVKDSAIVLGFSSAGFPN